One Hemibagrus wyckioides isolate EC202008001 linkage group LG09, SWU_Hwy_1.0, whole genome shotgun sequence DNA segment encodes these proteins:
- the znf292a gene encoding zinc finger protein 292a isoform X1, whose product MAEEEAEKEYNRREETVALRKRFQELTTVLRDSADSALDASASFCHGFCQILVEHGGQWKSEEDPLPLLEMYTVAILCFAEATPLLFPECEHVTVVLEKLALTCLDFLLSLSVKVPDALWEEFQSSVKVAHGILQGNGNLQLSTLMAVANESGVWTNTTLCHILSNNIPDVEKGKVHELLAKEGPTLLDMRIKHLIKQKCVEKAAVLAKTCAEFPEFGGKKNFKQIYLVCLCETMSQQELMQEIKEIDCKDALDMICNLESEENEKGALSLCTAFFKRQLLQGDVYCAWELTLFWSKLLIRLESAQAFLDQCRLLAQLSGSVYHILLLIKVIQAEVQNEGLPVCIEMCIQALKIGLSDNEDCNTTICKTISCLLPLDLEVKRACQLTEFLVKPTVDSYYAVETLFNEPDQKLEEESLPIPNSLRCDLLLALKTQWPFDPEFWDWKTLKRHCLALMGEEASIVSSIDKLNDSEENEGLLDADENDFKHLEFSLSPTSESSGLEAERKKKREMKKLREKGFVSARFRNWQAYMQYCVLCDKEFLGHRIVKHALKHVQDGIFRCPICTKTFETRAVLEPHVASHVKQSCKERLAAMNAKDKKLSSPEPLLINSKPEYSKSPVKVDQTVCTTVVGPSNTNSSTAGNVKPKISSPKRGNPVRDVENTEDCSCPVTSCQKVFKYFRNLVAHVKAHKNEEEATHFLEVQSQKAICQYCRRQFVNMTHLNDHLQMHCGEKPYFCIQLGCKCSFSSHAELLMHRKVHSEFQAQCMFPNCGRVFSEAYLLYDHEAQHYITFTCKSDNCGKIFYSLSQLNLHQKEHSKPEFAEVEGVRLESETETQESLNIEQTSNQVADVLQDSSLQNTKQSVDNMLNSTHGGVEEPDHSLSYTSESSVTHDQSPARGPSVAQTNEATKTPNTACVMQSGVESANQINLRSCYVKVMPIPIKYDDSVFLNALKSSDATSQSILNDKKLFCFTCKQLTTVQKTPDLQNGTSANAYVQPLSQNNVENGVDNLTHICPFETCTRKYSTSKSLSRHVKNVHIEAFEEWKLSRKYKRIAEIAARKSDHAHSNFQTSKKRIKSSAKAIPHQYPKVQQIKPDSTAANPIPSLSGPIDSQTFGAKFCPQFEGAQNETPLTETPIMQSQMAQSWTPTSFDGYNSDYSLQNHFPPMIMPDGLQQTYPLYLSHTDLLSERDMDYAPSLSDDSNTLSTGNMHSHSSVMNEASKYVSSSLRVLHALNGDQTCEITQMPPSEELGYMPIRQNQNSGVPADVSDLHSVSEQNFNPYFPSYQSETCTPAVQTLLKPEKEYTVSDANPLFSSDVKNQNHFALPICKEEPECFSVSNPSSTAMENEQNNDLLSQEMSPVTSEDISCGDNSVTSPGEIMKTKKIRPSKRTKWPAIIKDGKVICCRCYREFSSTKSLGGHLSKRSQCKPLDEVDLTADLPTSFLDFLNDPDISTIPISLQRNDMLGQDPQSLIQQSESDVLNSSSFTEIHSPNYSLQNGHLSSGETSESPFISPPNQSGSSSTAPSLKILDLPETVTESNSKAEMSSTSPVEDGNILEIERALQRLDLVDGLTQDTLKVRTPALQNLMTVTETTTKSCNKMKSQVETHDLKNNLKPFKCTEHGCVYGAMTKEALFKHLVRVHEFTEDKVNELKRNPDRLSPYICHLCSKTFTRTTGLKIHYKNVHHLSREEISKLKIGRQSRKTKASNPASKDATKDFAMSPTKSAPVQCATTVATGMASTHIKSEPGDIAGKMQCLNQVDLISSVIIPAPDMLQQNPCPVLISEKDLKPPQVSCHTADNPSVQSSTAGVSQEPAAGNSVPLDKHCVLEQAANASSTHVGESVAEDMDKSKKLKPKERFEPIKKEKPHKKLVAKVESVDANDEVSLYRPYRCVHEGCVAAFSIQQNLILHYKAMHQSEFLDEANENLTGDHGDGSARVHEFKCQVKECSKVVSKVTSLLKHYLLLHRCTIEKASALLSGIEVGKFQCDQSKCSAYFTCHLKYIDHIKNDHKAIRVSADGDFESVDLTFRCEYEGCDRVYTTKSNLLRHFMKKHQTTFETIKQKQKKCDAETESAKTLAAKPNDGKENISSNKIKLKKKSLKKKEEKARNHWTSFGKPSLKSMDEASAMCTGQFLLQYPCMIKGCDSVSSTERNVVKHYTTHGLTERYIENQRSHFIFCKKTSRLRNKEGGKSDDISSDTTELGKADLYENTDPAEKADRQQQVDLLEAVDFTQNTDSSQRADHQQNADPTRKTDPQQNAEPSQKTDPQQNTEPQQKADPSNSMLISQDLEPENGTPPKTEQLAFVNCTSELIPVKRKRGRPRKSEQTLKIHPERKQSLRHTTTDNDLVPKVSESTSNPAAHHQEQTESGVAQKLFSPLGFKASILKLFEEPPPTNTFKRKSSESDWTDKPLKRKQKNLNANSIYNNAMFLKKGEDQNMVHFRNPLKLESVNNVKIVMDGSFSNGADLLLKQLQDMRPTVILKKWLCS is encoded by the exons ATACTTGTGGAACATGGGGGCCAATGGAAGTCAGAGGAAGATCCACTGCCTTTGCTGGAGATGTATACAGTGGCTATACTATGCTTTGCAGAGGCCACCCCACTTCTTTTTCCCGAATGTGAACATGTCACGGTTGTCCTTGAGAAGTTAGCTTT gACTTGTCTGGATTTTCTGCTCTCACTTTCGGTGAAAGTACCAGATGCCCTATGGGAAGAATTTCAGTCTTCTGTCAAG GTGGCACATGGTATCCTTCAGGGCAATGGAAATTTGCAGCTTAGTACACTGATGGCTGTAGCTAATGAAAGTGGGGTTTGGACCAACACCACTCTGTGTCACATTCTATCAAACAACATACCTGATGTTGAAAAAGGTAAAG TTCATGAGCTCCTAGCTAAGGAAGGACCTACACTGCTTGATATGCGTATAAAGCATCTTATCAAACAGAAATGTGTGGAAAAAGCAGCGGTTCTTGCAAAAACATGTGCAGAGTTTCCTGAATTTGGTGGAAAGAAGAATTTCAAGCAGATTTAccttgtatgtctgtgtgagacAATGTCACAACAAGAACTCATGCAAGAG ATAAAGGAGATTGACTGCAAAGATGCTTTGGATATGATTTGTAACTTAGAAtctgaagaaaatgaaaaaggtgCCCTGAGCCTTTGCACTGCTTTTTTCAAGCGCCAACTTCTCCAAGGGGATGTGTATTGTGCTTG GGAACTGACCCTGTTTTGGAGTAAGCTCCTGATACGTCTTGAATCAGCACAGGCCTTTTTGGATCAATGCCGTCTATTAGCACAACTCTCTGGCAGTGTTTACCATATTCTTCTACTCATCAAAGTTATCCAAGCAGAG GTTCAGAATGAAGGACTTCCAGTGTGCATTGAAATGTGCATTCAAGCTCTGAAAATAGGATTGAGTGACAATGAAGACTGCAACACAACCATCTGCAAAACTATCTCCTGCTTGTTGCCCTTAGACTTGGAAGTGAAGCGGGCATGCCAGTTAACTGAGTTTCTTGTTAAACCCACTGTGGATTCCTACTATGCGGTTGAAACGCTCTTCAACGAACCTGACCAGAAACTTGAGGAGGAAAGTCTCCCGATTCCGAATTCACTACGCTGTGATTTGTTACTGGCCTTGAAGACACAGTGGCCTTTTGACCCTGAATTCTGGGACTGGAAAACTCTGAAGCGCCATTGCCTTGCTCTGATGGGGGAGGAAGCATCTATTGTGTCTTCCATTGACAAATTAAATGACAGTGAGGAAAATGAAGGGCTGCTAGATGCTGATGAGAATGATTTCAAACATCTGGAATTCTCCCTTAGTCCAACAAGTGAGTCTAGTGGCCTTGaagctgagagaaagaaaaaaagggaaatgaaAAAGCTGAGGGAAAAGGGATTTGTGTCTGCAAGATTTCGCAACTGGCAAGCTTATatgcagtattgtgtattgtgcgATAAGGAGTTCCTTGGGCACAGGATAGTGAAGCATGCACTGAAGCATGTCCAAGATGGTATTTTCCGTTGTCCAATATGTACCAAGACATTTGAGACAAGAGCAGTTCTTGAGCCTCATGTAGCATCACACGTGAAACAGTCGTGCAAAGAGCGGCTTGCTGCTATGAATGCGAAAGACAAAAAATTGAGTTCTCCCGAACCGCTGTTGATTAATAGTAAACCAGAATACAGCAAGTCGCCTGTAAAGGTTGACCAGACTGTGTGCACTACCGTTGTAGGACCTTCAAACACTAATTCTAGCACTGCTGGAAACGTTAAACCTAAAATATCCTCTCCAAAACGAGGGAACCCTGTACGTGATGTTGAAAACACTGAAGATTGCTCTTGTCCTGTTACAAGCTGTCAGAAAGTATTCAAGTACTTCAGAAATTTGGTTGCACATGTTAAGGCTCACAAAAATGAAGAGGAGGCTACACATTTTCTTGAAGTACAAAGCCAGAAAGCAATTTGCCAGTATTGCCGTCGACAGTTCGTTAATATGACTCATTTAAATGATCACTTACAAATGCATTGTGGTGAGAAACCGTACTTCTGCATTCAGCTGGGATGCAAATGCAGCTTTAGCTCACATGCCGAACTTCTCATGCACAGAAAGGTGCATTCAGAATTCCAGGCACAGTGTATGTTTCCAAACTGTGGGAGAGTATTCAGTGAAGCTTACTTACTCTATGATCATGAAGCACAGCACTACATCACGTTCACTTGCAAAAGTGACAATTGTGGCAAGATATTTTACTCTCTGTCTCAACTGAATTTACATCAGAAAGAGCACTCGAAGCCAGAGTTCGCTGAAGTTGAGGGTGTAAGGctagaaagtgagacagaaaccCAGGAATCTTTAAACATAGAACAGACGTCAAACCAAGTCGCTGATGTTCTGCAAGATTCTAGTCTACAGAACACAAAACAGTCTGTTGACAACATGTTAAACTCTACTCATGGTGGTGTAGAGGAGCCTGATCACTCTTTATCTTACACAAGTGAATCATCAGTCACACATGACCAGTCACCAGCTAGGGGCCCTTCTGTTGCACAGACTAATGAGGCAACTAAGACACCAAACACAGCTTGCGTGATGCAGTCTGGCGTTGAGTCTGCAAACCAGATTAATCTTCGGTCATGTTATGTGAAAGTGATGCCCATTCCAATCAAGTATGATGATTCTGTTTTCTTAAATGCTCTTAAGAGCTCCGATGCTACGTCTCAGTCAATTTTGAATGATAAGAAGCTATTTTGCTTTACTTGTAAACAGCTCACAACTGTTCAAAAGACACCTGATTTACAAAATGGAACTTCGGCTAATGCGTATGTACAGCCGTTGTcacaaaataatgtggaaaATGGAGTAGATAATCTTACTCACATCTGTCCATTTGAGACTTGCACACGAAAATATAGCACTTCAAAAAGTTTGTCAAGACACGTTAAAAACGTGCATATTGAAGCCTTTGAAGAGTGGAAACTGTCGAGGAAGTACAAGAGGATTGCGGAAATTGCTGCAAGAAAATCTGACCATGCACACTCAAATTTTCAGACTTCCAAAAAAAGGATAAAGTCTTCTGCTAAAGCAATACCCCATCAGTATCCAAAAGTCCAGCAGATTAAGCCAGACTCTACAGCTGCAAATCCCATTCCAAGTCTTTCTGGTCCTATAGATTCACAAACCTTTGGTGCCAAATTTTGCCCTCAATTTGAAGGTGCTCAGAATGAAACTCCACTAACCGAGACTCCGATAATGCAGTCACAGATGGCGCAGTCATGGACTCCAACTTCCTTTGATGGCTACAATTCTGATTACTCTCTCCAGAATCACTTCCCGCCAATGATCATGCCTGATGGCTTACAGCAGACTTATCCATTATACCTGTCACACACTGATCTACTTTCAGAAAGAGACATGGATTATGCTCCTTCCTTATCTGATGACAGTAACACATTATCAACAGGAAACATGCATTCGCACTCAAGTGTAATGAATGAAGCTTCTAAATATGTTTCAAGCTCTTTGAGGGTTTTGCACGCTCTTAATGGCGATCAGACATGTGAGATAACACAAATGCCACCAAGTGAAGAACTCGGATACATGCCGATCagacaaaaccaaaacagtgGTGTTCCAGCCGATGTTAGTGATCTGCATTCTGTGTCAGAACAGAATTTCAATCCATATTTTCCATCTTATCAGTCAGAGACGTGTACCCCTGCAGTACAGACCCTGTTAAAGCCAGAAAAAGAATACACAGTTAGTGATGCTAATCCACTGTTCTCGTCAGATGTTAAAAATCAAAACCATTTTGCATTGCCTATTTGCAAAGAAGAACCtgaatgtttttctgtttcaaATCCCAGTTCTACAGCAATGGAAAATGAACAGAATAATGATTTACTCTCACAAGAAATGTCACCAGTGACAAGTGAAGACATTTCTTGTGGCGACAATAGTGTTACGAGTCCTGGCGAAATCATGAAAACGAAGAAGATCAGACCGTCAAAGAGGACTAAGTGGCCTGCCATAATAAAAGACGGAAAAGTTATTTGCTGCAGGTGCTACAGGGAGTTTAGCAGCACCAAGTCTCTTGGAGGACACTTATCTAAGCGCTCTCAGTGCAAACCATTAGATGAAGTTGATCTAACTGCTGATTTGCCTACATCATTTCTTGATTTTCTGAACGATCCAGATATTTCAACCATCCCAATATCTCTTCAGAGAAACGACATGCTTGGCCAAGATCCTCAATCACTTATACAGCAGTCGGAATCAGATGTCCTTAACagtagcagctttacagaaatccataGCCCAAATTACAGTCTTCAGAATGGCCATCTGTCATCTGGAGAGACATCTGAAAGTCCTTTTATATCCCCTCCTAATCAGAGTGGCAGTTCATCTACTGCGCCATCTTTGAAAATTCTCGATTTGCCAGAAACCGTTACCGAAAGTAACTCGAAAGCTGAAATGTCTTCTACATCTCCCGTTGAAGATGGCAACATTTTAGAAATTGAACGGGCATTACAACGCTTAGATTTAGTAGATGGACTCACCCAAGACACCTTAAAAGTTAGAACACCTGCCTTGCAAAATCTTATGACGGTCACCGAAACAACAACTAAGAgctgtaataaaatgaaaagtcaGGTGGAAACTCATGATCTGAAGAATAATCTCAAACCATTTAAATGTACTGAACATGGCTGTGTCTATGGTGCAATGACAAAGGAAGCTTTATTTAAACATCTTGTCCGTGTACACGAATTCACTGAGGACAAAGTAAATGAACTGAAGAGAAACCCAGACAGATTATCACCATACATTTGTCACTTGTGCTCAAAGACATTTACTAGAACCACAGGCCTTAAAATCCACTATAAAAATGTACATCATTTGTCAAGGGAGGAAATATCTAAATTAAAAATTGGCAGACAAAGCAGAAAGACAAAAGCATCTAACCCTGCATCAAAAGATGCAACAAAGGACTTTGCCATGTCTCCGACAAAAAGTGCTCCTGTGCAGTGTGCTACAACTGTAGCTACTGGCATGGCAAGTACTCATATAAAGAGTGAACCAGGAGATATTGCAGGAAAAATGCAATGTCTTAATCAAGTTGACCTAATAAGCAGTGTTATTATTCCAGCTCCTGATATGTTACAGCAAAATCCCTGTCCTGTTTTAATATCAGAAAAGGATTTAAAACCACCTCAAGTTTCATGTCACACTGCAGATAACCCGAGTGTGCAGAGTTCAACAGCAGGTGTTAGTCAAGAACCAGCAGCTGGAAACTCTGTTCCTCTTGACAAACATTGTGTTTTGGAGCAAGCTGCAAATGCCTCATCCACACATGTTGGAGAAAGTGTAGCAGAAGACATGGACAAGTCAAAAAAGTTAAAGCCTAAGGAGAGGTTTGAACccattaaaaaagagaaacCACACAAGAAGCTTGTGGCCAAAGTTGAATCTGTTGATGCAAATGATGAAGTTAGTTTGTACAGGCCATACCGATGTGTGCATGAAGGATGTGTAGCAGCTTTTTCTATACAGCAAAATCTCATCTTGCATTACAAGGCAATGCATCAGTCAGAGTTTTTAGATGAAGCAAATGAAAACCTCACTGGTGATCATGGTGATGGGTCTGCTCGTGTCCATGAATTCAAATGTCAAGTTAAAGAATGTTCAAAGGTCGTCTCTAAAGTTACAAGCTTACTCAAACATTATCTTTTGCTCCACAGATGCACCATAGAAAAAGCTAGTGCTTTGCTGTCTGGTATTGAAGTAGGGAAATTTCAATGTGACCAGTCAAAATGTTCTGCATATTTCACATGTCATCTGAAATACATTGATCACATTAAGAATGACCACAAAGCAATAAGAGTTTCTGCAGATGGAGACTTTGAAAGTGTCGACCTCACGTTCAGGTGTGAATATGAGGGTTGTGACCGGGTCTATACCACAAAGTCTAACCTTCTACGACATTTCATGAAAAAACATCAAACGACTTTTGAAACcattaaacagaaacaaaaaaaatgtgacgCAGAAACCGAATCGGCAAAAACACTTGCCGCAAAGCCTAATGACGGAAAGGAGAATATTTCAAGTAACAAgattaaactgaaaaagaaaagtttaaagaaaaaggaggaaaaagcCCGTAACCACTGGACAAGCTTTGGAAAGCCCTCTTTGAAATCAATGGATGAGGCATCTGCCATGTGCACTGGGCAATTTCTTCTACAATACCCATGTATGATTAAGGGCTGTGACTCGGTCTCCAGTACAGAGCGGAACGTAGTTAAGCATTACACCACTCATGGTCTCACAGAACGCTACATCGAGAATCAGAGGagtcatttcattttctgtaagaAGACCTCAAGATTACGGAACAAGGAAGGAGGTAAATCAGATGACATTTCATCAGACACCACTGAACTTGGAAAGGCTGATTTGTATGAAAATACTGATCCTGCTGAAAAAGCTGATCGTCAGCAACAGGTGGATCTCTTGGAAGCAGTTGATTTCACCCAAAATACTGATTCCTCACAAAGGGCAGATCATCAGCAAAATGCTGACCCCACACGAAAGACTGATCCTCAGCAAAATGCTGAACCCTCACAAAAGACTGATCCTCAGCAAAATACTGAACCTCAGCAGAAGGCTGATCCTTCTAACTCCATGCTTATCTCTCAGGATCTAGAGCCTGAAAATGGAACACCTCCTAAAACTGAACAACTGGCTTTTGTGAACTGTACATCCGAACTAATACCAGTAAAGCGCAAAAGGGGGCGGCCGCGAAAGTCAGAACAGACACTAAAAATCCATCCAGAACGGAAACAAAGTCTTAGACACACCACTACAGATAACGACCTTGTACCAAAAGTTTCCGAATCGACATCAAATCCTGCTGCCCATCACCAGGAGCAGACAGAGAGTGGAGTTGCACAAAAGCTTTTTAGTCCTTTAGGATTTAAGGCATCAATACTTAAGTTATTTGAAGAGCCTCCACCTACAAATACTTTCAAGCGGAAATCATCTGAAAGTGATTGGACTGACAAGCCGTTAAAGCGAAAACAAAAGAATCTAAATGCTAATAGTATCTATAATAATGCTATGTTCCTGAAGAAAGGTGAGGACCAAAATATGGTTCATTTCAGAAATCCTCTCAAGCTAGAGTCTGTCAATAATGTTAAGATTGTTATGGATGGAAGTTTTTCCAATGGTGCTGATCTTTTGCTGAAACAACTTCAGGACATGCGGCCTACGGTCATCCTGAAAAAGTGGCTGTGCAGTTGA